TCTCGAGCGCGCGCTGGGCGGCCATGAGGTGGGTGCGCAGGTAATCGAGGCGTTGCGGGTCGTGGACACCGCCGCCGACCAGTTCGTCGACGTAGGCCGCGCCGTTTTCGGTGATGTAGATCTCCGGCGCTTCATAGTCGCGCGTGATCCGCATCAGCGCGTCGTAAAGGTGGTCGGGATAGACCTCCCAGCCCATCTCCGTATGTGGCCGGCCTTCCGCCTTCACTCGCGCAGCCCCCAGCAGCAG
This is a stretch of genomic DNA from Deltaproteobacteria bacterium. It encodes these proteins:
- a CDS encoding family 1 glycosylhydrolase, whose amino-acid sequence is LLLGAARVKAEGRPHTEMGWEVYPDHLYDALMRITRDYEAPEIYITENGAAYVDELVGGGVHDPQRLDYLRTHLMAAQRALESGARLRGYFCWSLLDNFEWAFGYSKRFGIVYVDYPTQQRIVKASGHFFSTCARHNAVE